A single Pantoea rwandensis DNA region contains:
- the dcuR gene encoding two-component system response regulator DcuR, translating to MINVLVVDDDAMVAELNRSFIGQVQGFHCCGTASTLKQAKEILFNSDTPIDLVLLDIYMQQENGLDLLPELRKAQSSVEVIIISSAADAENIKTSLHYGVVDYLIKPFQFPRFEEALTSWRQKKSLMDNQHYYQQSDVDLLIHGNPATQHDNKRLPKGLTPQTLRTLCQWIDAHPGHEFSTDELAAEVNISRVSCRKYLIWLAQINILFTSIHYGATGRPVYRYRLQPEYHSLLQQYCQ from the coding sequence ATGATCAATGTGTTAGTGGTCGATGATGACGCCATGGTCGCTGAACTGAACCGCTCGTTTATCGGCCAGGTTCAGGGCTTCCACTGCTGTGGAACCGCTTCGACCCTGAAGCAAGCCAAAGAGATTCTGTTCAACAGCGACACCCCGATCGATTTGGTGCTGCTGGATATCTATATGCAGCAGGAGAATGGCCTCGATCTGCTGCCGGAACTGCGCAAAGCCCAGAGTTCGGTAGAAGTGATCATCATTTCATCCGCTGCCGATGCCGAGAACATCAAAACCTCGCTGCACTATGGCGTGGTGGATTATCTGATCAAGCCGTTCCAGTTCCCGCGTTTTGAAGAGGCGCTGACCAGCTGGCGGCAGAAGAAGTCGTTAATGGATAATCAGCACTATTATCAGCAGTCTGATGTCGATCTGTTGATCCATGGCAACCCGGCAACGCAGCATGACAACAAGCGCCTGCCGAAAGGCTTAACGCCGCAGACGCTGCGTACCTTGTGTCAGTGGATTGATGCCCATCCCGGCCATGAGTTCTCCACCGATGAGCTGGCGGCAGAAGTGAATATTTCACGCGTGTCATGCCGTAAATATCTGATCTGGCTGGCGCAGATTAATATTCTGTTCACCAGCATTCACTACGGCGCAACGGGCCGTCCGGTGTATCGCTATCGTTTACAGCCGGAATACCATTCGCTGTTGCAGCAATACTGTCAGTAA
- a CDS encoding FAD:protein FMN transferase, which produces MTEGVYSYSAVLMGSPILLKLFDDNPTLARQVFQLIKQQENLFTVNRAESEVMSINQAAGRHAVRVSEAVFRLISVAHAVSVSPGSAFNFTIGPVVKRWKIGFQGHAVPPADEIAALLPLTDAHQVILNEEDRSVFLQQPGMEIDLGAIAKGYIADVVQAFLRQQGVPQALINLGGNVQTLGAPPHEPQGWSIGLKKPFGREDELLGVLQVQGKSVVTSGIYERYFELDGKCWHHIFDPHTGYPLDNELLSVTVISDRSLDGDIYTTLLYGMGVEQGLAYLADQPDLDAVFVTRDRQIICSSPRHFQFQQRDFAWQLRY; this is translated from the coding sequence ATGACCGAAGGCGTCTACTCTTACTCCGCTGTTCTGATGGGTTCTCCCATTCTGCTCAAACTGTTCGACGATAATCCCACCTTAGCCCGTCAGGTCTTTCAACTTATCAAGCAGCAAGAAAATCTGTTCACCGTTAATCGTGCTGAATCCGAAGTGATGTCGATTAACCAGGCGGCGGGTCGCCATGCGGTGCGCGTCAGTGAGGCGGTGTTTCGGCTAATCAGCGTGGCGCATGCCGTCAGTGTGTCGCCCGGCAGCGCGTTTAACTTCACTATCGGCCCGGTGGTGAAACGCTGGAAGATTGGTTTTCAGGGCCATGCCGTCCCTCCCGCTGATGAAATAGCCGCACTGCTGCCATTGACCGATGCGCACCAGGTAATCCTCAATGAGGAAGATCGTTCGGTGTTTCTGCAACAGCCGGGCATGGAGATCGATCTCGGGGCCATCGCCAAAGGTTATATCGCTGATGTGGTGCAGGCGTTTTTGCGCCAGCAGGGCGTGCCGCAGGCGCTGATCAATCTCGGGGGCAATGTGCAGACACTCGGCGCACCGCCGCATGAGCCACAAGGCTGGAGCATTGGCCTGAAAAAGCCGTTTGGACGCGAGGATGAACTGCTGGGCGTATTACAGGTGCAGGGTAAATCGGTGGTGACATCGGGGATTTACGAGCGCTATTTCGAACTGGACGGCAAGTGCTGGCACCATATCTTCGATCCACACACCGGCTATCCGCTGGATAACGAGTTACTGAGCGTGACGGTGATTTCCGATCGTTCTCTGGATGGTGACATCTACACGACGTTGCTGTACGGCATGGGCGTGGAGCAGGGGCTGGCCTATCTGGCCGACCAGCCCGATCTGGATGCGGTGTTTGTGACGCGCGATCGACAGATCATCTGCTCTTCACCGCGCCACTTCCAGTTCCAGCAGCGCGATTTCGCCTGGCAGCTGCGTTACTGA
- a CDS encoding sensor histidine kinase, with product MTTPQPAIPARKRPMKLNTLVTLMLSAVIVLVLLSVHMFYFFQIGASTRAQLEDKAMAVARTLARSPEIQQALTQPVANANIQPIAKAVEESNNLLFITVTNMDGIRYSHRNPELVGKHFIGEDIGPALRGHENVSVNKGSLAKALRVFTPVYNAEDRQIGVVAIGISLDAVTDQINESRWSIIWTILIGTLAGAIGTFVLVRVLKRILFGLEPYEISTLFEQRQAILNSVKEGVVAMDDQAQVTLVNQAARILLNEPSSSSMVENEGIDDASVINQHLRDVLHSGRARRDEELNVNGRLLLSNTVPVRSQGRIIGAVCTFRDKTEISRLMQRLTGMVNYVDALRERSHEFMNKLHVILGLLHMKNYAQVEAYILKTANNYQTEIGYLLDRIKSPVIAGFLLSKINRASDCGHRLTISDASFVPDSSNEDQMAALITVVGNLVENAIDALSEQTEGEIHVMLHYQKGWLACEVSDDGPGIEPANLATIFDKGFSTKGENRGVGLFLLKQQTENLGGGVTVESEPGVFTQFLVQLPWDGGNQSA from the coding sequence ATGACCACGCCTCAACCCGCAATCCCCGCGCGCAAGCGGCCGATGAAACTCAACACGCTGGTGACGCTGATGCTCAGCGCGGTAATCGTGCTGGTACTGCTGAGTGTGCACATGTTCTATTTCTTCCAGATTGGTGCCTCAACCCGCGCCCAGCTGGAAGATAAAGCCATGGCGGTGGCTCGCACGCTGGCGAGATCGCCGGAGATTCAGCAGGCGCTGACGCAGCCGGTGGCCAATGCCAATATTCAGCCCATCGCAAAAGCCGTGGAAGAGAGCAACAATCTGCTGTTTATTACCGTCACCAATATGGACGGTATCCGCTATTCCCATCGCAATCCGGAACTGGTCGGTAAGCACTTTATCGGCGAGGACATCGGGCCTGCCCTGCGCGGCCATGAAAACGTCTCGGTGAACAAAGGTTCGCTGGCAAAAGCGCTGCGCGTCTTCACGCCGGTGTATAACGCGGAGGATCGGCAGATCGGTGTAGTGGCGATTGGTATCTCCCTCGATGCCGTCACCGATCAGATCAACGAAAGCCGCTGGAGCATTATCTGGACCATCCTGATTGGTACGCTGGCGGGCGCGATTGGCACCTTTGTGCTGGTGCGCGTGCTGAAACGCATTTTGTTCGGCCTCGAACCCTATGAGATCTCCACCCTGTTTGAGCAGCGTCAGGCGATTCTCAACTCGGTCAAAGAAGGCGTGGTGGCGATGGACGATCAGGCGCAGGTAACGCTGGTGAATCAGGCCGCGCGCATCCTGCTTAATGAGCCGTCGTCCAGCAGCATGGTTGAAAATGAAGGCATTGATGACGCCTCGGTGATCAATCAACACCTGCGAGATGTGCTGCACAGCGGCCGCGCACGCCGTGATGAAGAGCTGAACGTAAATGGTCGCTTGCTGTTGAGCAATACGGTGCCGGTGCGCAGCCAGGGACGCATTATTGGCGCAGTGTGTACTTTCAGGGACAAGACCGAAATCAGCCGACTGATGCAGCGTCTGACGGGCATGGTAAACTACGTCGATGCGCTGCGAGAGCGCTCGCACGAGTTTATGAACAAGCTGCACGTGATTCTCGGCCTGCTGCACATGAAAAACTATGCGCAGGTTGAAGCGTATATCCTGAAAACCGCCAATAATTACCAGACTGAGATTGGCTATTTGCTGGATCGCATCAAGTCACCGGTGATTGCCGGTTTCCTGCTAAGCAAGATCAATCGCGCCTCGGATTGCGGTCATCGCCTGACCATCAGCGATGCCAGCTTTGTGCCGGATAGCAGCAACGAAGACCAGATGGCAGCCCTGATCACTGTGGTCGGTAATCTGGTGGAGAACGCCATTGATGCGCTCAGCGAGCAGACCGAAGGCGAGATCCACGTGATGCTGCACTATCAAAAAGGCTGGCTGGCGTGTGAAGTGAGTGATGATGGCCCCGGCATTGAGCCGGCCAATCTCGCGACAATTTTTGATAAAGGGTTCTCCACTAAAGGAGAGAACCGTGGCGTGGGCCTGTTCCTGCTGAAACAGCAAACGGAAAACCTCGGTGGCGGCGTGACCGTTGAGTCAGAACCCGGCGTCTTTACCCAATTTTTAGTACAACTTCCCTGGGATGGAGGAAACCAATCCGCATGA
- a CDS encoding ATP-dependent nuclease, with amino-acid sequence MKVSKIELKGVKSFEDLTLVELPLDAPMSAFSGKNGAGKSTILKAVWLTQKAHFVKLLNEKSINLSFSHDIKKYLNSKEAYIKITFVTEDDELDVKITKDNSNPLGYQVSYSDEALLNKYWNLSTPNNLVLYIDASKGFSEDTLTFDEINIKGNDKGSLVLEAILNPEGLFSGIYRQLVKDYVHDRLIPSKPDRLLYYHISSKLFTHLIPTVELRNFSGNHMPGEFVLLGKAGGSKARPLYDVRDFSSGEKALLSTLTFLCISKTVSTLIIDEPENHFHESLLLEFMSVLHRLCEKGGIHKWMESSDESGKKVKLDWVAAEYKDHNINQVLVSTHSKSLIYKFFLIGKNYVVNQGISSISYEDAEAELRNLGLSSIYSKVLLVEGDSDHEALEHTLQEQSLQIKPLNGSSAVIDTFKRLAELKNFVRDSKFVFLVDSDNKPDEFFDKLEQIDPAYYNSNFIKIDRHEFENYFLDAPIIKTVLDNFLELSGEHSKKQDITMIKSKLFDIARESLPTVYKKELSLVFQQVIERKFSSLIWGNKKFDWSNADKIHEQLTTNTLTDSEFTNLKNELSFESGKVFTNYSTINDDDLLRRCDGKQVLSKAAAYFANTAGVSSHIFKKALYKHAFSIKQSEASKLISNILTKFS; translated from the coding sequence TTGAAAGTTTCCAAAATAGAATTGAAAGGCGTCAAATCATTTGAAGATCTAACCTTAGTCGAACTTCCTCTTGATGCCCCAATGTCTGCTTTTTCTGGGAAGAATGGAGCCGGTAAATCGACCATATTGAAAGCTGTATGGCTCACACAAAAAGCTCACTTTGTTAAACTCCTAAATGAAAAAAGCATAAACCTGTCTTTCTCACATGACATAAAAAAATATCTTAATTCGAAAGAAGCATACATAAAAATAACCTTTGTTACTGAAGACGATGAACTTGATGTAAAGATTACTAAAGACAACAGCAATCCACTAGGTTACCAAGTTAGCTACAGCGATGAAGCATTGCTAAACAAATACTGGAATCTTTCTACCCCAAACAACCTAGTGCTGTACATTGATGCAAGCAAAGGGTTTTCTGAAGACACCCTTACATTTGACGAAATAAATATCAAAGGAAATGACAAAGGCAGCCTAGTTTTAGAGGCGATTTTAAATCCAGAAGGACTTTTCTCAGGAATATATCGTCAACTTGTTAAGGATTATGTTCACGACAGGCTTATTCCAAGTAAACCGGACAGACTTCTTTACTATCATATTTCTTCAAAGCTGTTCACCCATCTAATACCAACTGTAGAGTTAAGGAATTTCAGTGGAAACCATATGCCTGGTGAATTTGTACTTCTAGGAAAAGCAGGCGGAAGCAAAGCCAGGCCACTCTATGATGTCAGGGATTTCAGTTCTGGTGAAAAAGCGCTTCTTAGCACGCTCACTTTTTTATGCATATCAAAAACAGTTAGCACGCTGATCATTGACGAGCCGGAAAACCATTTTCATGAGTCATTATTACTTGAATTCATGAGCGTTCTCCACAGATTGTGTGAAAAGGGAGGAATTCACAAATGGATGGAAAGTTCAGATGAATCAGGTAAAAAAGTCAAATTAGATTGGGTCGCCGCCGAGTACAAAGATCACAATATAAATCAAGTTCTAGTATCAACCCACTCAAAGTCACTAATATATAAGTTTTTCCTTATTGGAAAAAATTATGTTGTAAACCAAGGTATCTCCTCGATTTCTTATGAAGATGCTGAAGCAGAGCTTAGAAACCTTGGCTTAAGCTCTATTTATAGTAAGGTGTTATTGGTTGAGGGTGACAGTGATCATGAGGCGCTTGAACATACATTACAGGAGCAAAGTCTCCAAATAAAACCACTAAATGGTTCATCCGCAGTTATTGATACATTTAAACGATTAGCGGAGCTTAAGAATTTCGTCCGTGACTCAAAATTTGTCTTCCTTGTCGATTCAGACAACAAACCAGATGAATTTTTTGATAAATTAGAACAAATTGACCCAGCATATTACAATAGCAACTTTATTAAAATTGATCGTCACGAATTCGAGAACTATTTCCTAGATGCCCCAATAATAAAGACAGTATTAGATAACTTCTTGGAATTATCTGGGGAACATAGCAAAAAACAAGATATCACTATGATTAAGTCCAAACTTTTTGATATTGCTCGAGAGTCTCTACCCACGGTCTACAAAAAAGAGCTTTCTCTCGTGTTCCAGCAGGTTATTGAAAGAAAGTTTTCGTCTTTGATTTGGGGCAACAAAAAATTCGACTGGAGTAACGCAGATAAAATCCACGAGCAACTTACGACAAACACCTTGACAGACTCTGAATTTACTAATTTAAAAAATGAACTTTCATTTGAGTCTGGCAAGGTTTTCACAAATTACTCGACAATTAATGATGATGATCTTCTTAGACGTTGTGATGGAAAACAAGTACTTTCAAAGGCTGCCGCTTACTTTGCAAACACAGCCGGTGTGAGCTCCCATATTTTTAAAAAGGCTCTTTATAAACATGCGTTCTCTATCAAACAATCCGAGGCATCGAAACTTATCAGCAATATTTTAACTAAGTTTTCGTAG
- the msrA gene encoding peptide-methionine (S)-S-oxide reductase MsrA yields the protein MATEYAVIAGGCFWCTEAVFKDVIGVESVESGYTGGERPNPTYEQVCSGATGHAEAIRVGFDPEQVKYGDLLDISFATHDPTQLNRQGNDVGTQYRSAIFPATPEQEAEAIAAIARAQADLNVPVVTTIEPLKEWYPAEDYHQDYWDGAGQRNGYCMAVIPPKLQKLRKSFANRVKQG from the coding sequence ATGGCAACCGAATATGCGGTGATCGCCGGTGGCTGTTTCTGGTGTACCGAAGCAGTGTTCAAAGATGTGATTGGCGTGGAGTCAGTCGAAAGTGGGTATACCGGCGGGGAGCGCCCGAACCCAACCTATGAGCAGGTGTGCAGCGGTGCCACCGGCCATGCGGAAGCGATTCGCGTCGGCTTCGATCCCGAGCAGGTGAAATACGGCGATCTGCTGGACATCAGCTTTGCGACGCACGATCCAACACAGTTGAACCGTCAGGGCAACGATGTCGGTACTCAGTATCGTTCAGCGATCTTCCCGGCGACCCCCGAGCAGGAAGCCGAAGCGATTGCCGCGATTGCGCGTGCGCAAGCCGATCTCAACGTGCCGGTGGTCACCACCATCGAACCGCTGAAAGAGTGGTACCCGGCGGAAGATTATCATCAGGATTACTGGGATGGCGCCGGTCAGCGTAACGGTTACTGCATGGCGGTGATCCCACCGAAACTGCAGAAGCTGCGTAAGAGCTTTGCCAATCGCGTGAAACAGGGCTAA
- a CDS encoding DUF6527 family protein, with protein MEYGTVIHSCCCGCGHEVVTPLTPTDWKLTFDGETVSLWPSVGNWNLPCRSHYVIQCNRVLEAPPWDKAKIDAEMRRDKAAKKRYYAQTNATVASEELKQEPTEEPFGMRTEPLSLWNKIRKWLS; from the coding sequence ATGGAGTATGGCACAGTGATTCACAGTTGCTGTTGTGGTTGCGGGCATGAGGTTGTAACGCCTCTGACCCCAACTGACTGGAAGCTGACTTTCGATGGCGAGACCGTGTCGCTGTGGCCATCAGTGGGAAACTGGAATTTACCCTGTCGATCTCACTATGTAATCCAGTGTAACCGCGTACTGGAAGCACCTCCTTGGGATAAAGCCAAAATCGATGCAGAGATGCGTCGAGATAAAGCGGCTAAGAAGCGTTATTACGCGCAGACTAATGCGACGGTAGCATCTGAAGAGCTGAAACAGGAGCCAACTGAGGAGCCGTTTGGGATGAGAACCGAGCCATTATCTCTTTGGAATAAGATAAGGAAGTGGCTTAGTTAG
- a CDS encoding VOC family protein, with the protein MNITKIDHIHVYVDDIDKSEHWYQEILGFTRDNSLHFWFEQGGPLVIRNNGASLSLFLRKSQHPGHTMAFAVEASAFLELIPILKSKKIAYTVSDHDISMSLYFSDLSGNKIEITSWEYKQAKQILEKAA; encoded by the coding sequence ATGAACATAACCAAAATCGACCACATCCACGTCTACGTTGACGATATCGATAAATCAGAACACTGGTATCAGGAAATCCTTGGCTTCACCCGTGACAACTCCCTGCACTTCTGGTTTGAGCAAGGAGGGCCGCTGGTCATCAGGAATAATGGCGCCTCGCTTTCCCTCTTCCTGAGAAAATCCCAGCACCCGGGTCACACCATGGCTTTTGCTGTGGAGGCGTCAGCGTTTCTCGAACTCATACCTATCCTCAAGTCCAAAAAAATCGCTTACACCGTCAGTGACCACGATATCTCCATGTCCCTATACTTCAGCGATCTCAGTGGCAACAAGATTGAAATCACGTCCTGGGAATATAAGCAGGCAAAACAGATATTGGAAAAGGCGGCATAA
- a CDS encoding flavin reductase family protein: MGQRLHKIDFPVSKARKYLEPGPVVLLSSQFEDHHDIMALGWHTILEFSPSLVGCMIANGNYSHELIRQSGQCVMNIPSADWVDSVVAIGNCHGDRLDKFDAFHLTPEPAKVVNAPLIDECFASFECQLYDDSMVNNYSFFIFEIVKAHVADKPEFPPTLHYTGEGRFTVMSHSVLDKHHDFKPEMLI, from the coding sequence ATGGGTCAACGCCTGCATAAAATCGACTTTCCGGTCAGCAAGGCGCGGAAGTATCTGGAACCTGGTCCGGTGGTGTTGTTGAGTTCGCAATTTGAAGATCACCACGACATCATGGCGCTCGGCTGGCACACCATTCTGGAGTTCTCGCCGTCACTGGTGGGCTGCATGATCGCCAACGGCAACTACAGCCATGAGCTGATTCGGCAAAGCGGACAGTGCGTGATGAACATCCCCTCGGCGGATTGGGTGGATAGCGTGGTGGCGATTGGTAACTGCCATGGCGATCGCCTCGATAAGTTCGATGCCTTTCACCTCACGCCAGAACCGGCAAAAGTGGTGAATGCGCCGCTGATCGATGAGTGCTTCGCCAGCTTTGAGTGTCAGCTGTATGACGACTCGATGGTGAATAACTACAGCTTCTTTATTTTCGAAATCGTCAAAGCGCACGTGGCCGATAAACCGGAATTTCCGCCGACGCTGCACTACACTGGCGAAGGACGTTTTACCGTTATGAGCCATAGCGTGCTCGACAAGCACCATGATTTTAAGCCAGAAATGTTAATTTAA
- a CDS encoding tetratricopeptide repeat protein, with the protein MSTLNTESKIKITELIMVFIATLPMGVANIWITKNQNDEKLAFDRQNAKSILSIQNKELFIKSAEQGLNSQKLDIDFLRTSYEECQKDGELSIGKIKSYADAYYSSSEKKKIMIAKIQENCLSKNNNQPVDNQDKPTYNIEHYKSLGFEYLQNKKFLEAAESFSQATQMTPVDASLWNQKAYAQFRAGNYTDAMNSISIALRIGSDSDKVRKYMAINAAKILCAKGDVDNGRNYIQQSINAIPDLMPMAKKDLELGSTCKIDLSK; encoded by the coding sequence ATGTCGACATTGAATACTGAAAGTAAAATCAAGATAACTGAATTAATAATGGTTTTTATTGCAACCCTCCCAATGGGAGTAGCAAATATTTGGATAACAAAAAATCAAAACGATGAGAAGCTTGCTTTCGATAGACAAAATGCGAAAAGCATTCTATCTATTCAAAATAAAGAGTTATTCATAAAGAGTGCAGAGCAAGGTTTGAATTCACAGAAGCTTGATATTGATTTTTTAAGAACAAGCTATGAAGAATGCCAAAAAGATGGCGAGTTATCAATTGGGAAAATAAAATCTTATGCAGACGCTTATTATTCTTCATCAGAAAAGAAAAAAATCATGATTGCAAAGATTCAAGAAAACTGCTTATCAAAAAACAATAATCAACCAGTAGATAACCAAGATAAACCGACTTACAACATCGAGCATTACAAGAGTCTCGGATTCGAGTACTTGCAAAATAAAAAATTTCTGGAGGCAGCAGAGTCATTCTCCCAGGCAACTCAAATGACACCCGTAGATGCTTCTTTGTGGAATCAAAAAGCTTATGCGCAATTTAGAGCAGGGAATTATACTGACGCAATGAATAGTATTTCCATTGCGCTTAGAATTGGCAGTGATAGTGATAAAGTAAGAAAATATATGGCCATCAATGCAGCTAAAATATTATGTGCAAAGGGAGATGTCGATAATGGAAGAAATTACATACAACAATCAATAAATGCCATTCCTGATTTAATGCCAATGGCTAAGAAAGATTTAGAACTGGGTAGCACTTGTAAAATTGATCTCAGTAAGTAA
- a CDS encoding AAA family ATPase, whose product MESASVSTSRPVLHLLCGKIAAGKSTLAHQLAQQTGAVIISEDAWLAHLFAEEMQDVADYVRCAGKLRNAMTPHLIALLQRGVSVVLDFPANTVGQRQWMKAVIQSAQAEHQLHFIDVPDALCKSRLHARNAEGEHDFAATDAQFEVISSYFVAPHADEGFNVVVHG is encoded by the coding sequence ATGGAATCTGCGTCTGTGTCCACATCTCGTCCTGTTTTGCATCTGCTGTGCGGCAAAATCGCTGCCGGAAAATCAACGCTGGCACATCAACTGGCCCAACAGACCGGTGCGGTGATTATCAGCGAAGACGCCTGGCTGGCGCATCTGTTCGCCGAAGAGATGCAGGATGTTGCGGACTACGTGCGTTGTGCGGGCAAGTTGCGTAATGCGATGACGCCACACCTGATCGCTCTGTTACAGCGCGGTGTGTCAGTGGTGCTGGATTTCCCGGCGAATACCGTCGGCCAACGTCAGTGGATGAAGGCGGTGATCCAGAGTGCACAGGCGGAGCATCAACTGCACTTTATCGATGTGCCCGATGCGCTGTGCAAGAGCCGTTTGCATGCGCGTAATGCAGAAGGTGAACATGACTTCGCGGCGACCGATGCGCAGTTCGAGGTGATCAGCAGCTACTTTGTCGCACCGCATGCGGATGAAGGATTTAATGTGGTGGTGCACGGTTAA
- a CDS encoding IS1182 family transposase: MANHIQGQGRHQVTLLPDALDDFVTEDNPVRVVDIFVDGLKLDSLGFRRVGAKRTGRPGYHPATLLKLYIYGYLNRIQSSRRLEKEAHRNVELMWLLERLTPDFKTIADFRKDNGEGIRNACRAFIGLCRQMQMFTDVVVAIDGSKFKAVNSKPNNFTSQKAKDHIERVEQSITYYLNKLDEADKNTEPDANTKLTATKLAWLKKRLRELHEIQQAVAQQPDKQLSLTDPDSRLMKTNNMNRQVCYNVQTAVDTKNHLIVAHKVTNTTDNGQLGSVATLAQKAVGRKDITVLADKGYYSRSDIKTVLDSGAMALVPKGDTSGAERKGLYNRSMFRYNREKDVYVCPMGNELQNRFTSIEDGLEQQLYFNHIACRDCSQRSRCTTSKRDPRRIRRWVHEAEMEEMHARLESFPQAVVMRKQTVEHPFGTIKMWMGATHFLMRKFKNVSTEISLHILAYNLKRMISIWGTTGLIFKLQEKYG, translated from the coding sequence ATGGCCAATCACATTCAAGGACAAGGCAGGCATCAGGTGACATTACTTCCTGATGCACTGGATGATTTTGTCACTGAAGATAACCCCGTCAGAGTGGTTGATATCTTTGTTGATGGACTAAAGCTCGATTCTCTTGGTTTCAGAAGAGTTGGTGCAAAGCGAACCGGACGACCCGGATATCATCCTGCCACCCTACTGAAATTGTACATTTACGGATATCTCAACCGAATTCAGTCCTCCCGTAGACTGGAAAAAGAGGCCCATCGGAACGTTGAACTGATGTGGTTACTTGAACGATTAACGCCTGATTTTAAAACCATTGCAGACTTCAGAAAAGATAACGGTGAAGGTATCAGGAATGCCTGTAGGGCCTTTATTGGCCTGTGCCGGCAAATGCAAATGTTCACTGATGTCGTTGTTGCCATCGACGGAAGCAAATTTAAAGCAGTAAACAGCAAACCCAACAACTTCACATCTCAGAAAGCCAAAGACCATATTGAGCGCGTTGAGCAAAGTATTACTTATTATTTAAACAAGCTGGATGAAGCCGACAAGAATACTGAGCCAGATGCAAACACAAAGTTAACAGCCACTAAACTGGCCTGGCTAAAAAAGCGTTTACGTGAGCTTCATGAGATCCAACAAGCAGTCGCACAACAGCCAGATAAACAACTCTCTTTAACCGACCCCGACTCCCGGTTGATGAAAACAAATAATATGAATCGGCAAGTTTGCTACAACGTTCAGACAGCTGTGGATACGAAGAATCACTTGATTGTTGCGCATAAAGTCACCAACACAACAGATAATGGGCAACTTGGTTCAGTAGCAACACTGGCTCAGAAAGCTGTTGGCCGGAAGGACATAACAGTACTTGCCGACAAAGGGTATTACAGTCGCAGCGATATTAAAACAGTTCTGGATAGCGGAGCCATGGCGTTAGTGCCAAAAGGGGATACCTCTGGTGCTGAACGTAAGGGACTCTATAATCGCTCAATGTTCAGATATAACAGGGAAAAAGATGTTTATGTATGCCCAATGGGCAATGAGCTTCAGAATCGATTTACCTCAATAGAGGACGGACTGGAGCAACAGTTGTACTTTAATCATATTGCCTGTCGCGATTGCAGCCAGCGCTCCAGGTGCACTACATCGAAACGCGATCCAAGGCGTATACGACGTTGGGTTCATGAAGCTGAAATGGAAGAAATGCATGCAAGGCTTGAGTCATTTCCTCAGGCGGTAGTCATGCGAAAGCAAACGGTAGAACATCCGTTTGGGACAATTAAAATGTGGATGGGTGCAACGCACTTTCTGATGCGGAAATTTAAAAATGTCAGTACGGAAATAAGTCTACATATATTGGCTTATAACCTGAAAAGGATGATATCGATTTGGGGCACTACAGGATTGATATTTAAGCTTCAGGAAAAATACGGCTAA